One Brassica napus cultivar Da-Ae chromosome A5, Da-Ae, whole genome shotgun sequence DNA window includes the following coding sequences:
- the LOC106450854 gene encoding staphylococcal-like nuclease CAN2 yields the protein MGNALGYLYGKCCKPTTDDDSLGPHGVSAATVGVSALAHDLFNFEITSQVPEGLGRYVVSSRKAQANWYRKILEAWKQAKPPPQTAEDASRLVTEILKRHQKADVEGLLSFYGLPLPHTLVELSTEAPPDSLPEGVLFEFQTLPVDPKAVADGDTITVYVSTSDPVVSSSVPREVNVAAVKRAKARERKDYTKADALHQKIIDSGYRVLNIQNEEVLARKFRIRLRGIDAPESQMPFGKEAQEELLKIVQWKSLKVLVYGEDRYGRCVGDLYCNGVFVQEAMLKKGLAWHYVAYDKRIVLAKWEKEARQKRIGLWASSNPEKPWDWRKNNRRE from the exons ATGGGTAACGCTCTTGGATACCTCTACGGAAAATGCTGCAAACCCACCACGGACGACGACTCTCTCGGTCCTCACGGCGTCTCCGCGGCCACTGTCGGTGTTTCAGCTCTCGCTCACGATCTCTTCAACTTCGAGATCACTTCCCAA GTTCCTGAAGGACTTGGGAGGTATGTTGTGTCATCAAGAAAAGCTCAAGCAAACTG GTATAGAAAAATACTTGAGGCATGGAAGCAAGCAAAACCTCCACCACAGACAGCAGAGGATGCTTCTAGGCTTGTTACTGAGATCTTGAAAAGGCATCAGAAAGCAGATGTTGAG GGACTTTTGTCTTTCTATGGACTCCCTTTGCCTCACACTCTTGTTGAGCTCTCTACTGAAGCTCCTCCTGATTCTTTGCCTGAAGGAGTTCTCTTTGAGTTTCAAACTCTTCCGGTTGATCCAAAAGCTGTGGCGGATGGAGACACCATCACAGTTTATGTCTCTACTTCAGACCCGGTTGTGTCATCTTCTGTGCCAAGGGAAGTGAATGTTGCAGCGGTTAAAAGAGCAAAGGCACGTGAGAGGAAGGATTACACCAAAGCGGATGCGCTTCACCAGAAGATCATTGATTCTGGTTATAGAGTGCTGAACATTCAGAATGAAGAAGTGCTTGCTCGCAAGTTCAGAATCAGACTAAG GGGAATAGATGCACCAGAGAGTCAGATGCCGTTTGGTAAAGAGGCACAAGAAGAGTTGCTTAAGATTGTTCAATGGAAAAGCTTGAAGGTGTTGGTTTATGGAGAAGATCGGTATGGGAGGTGTGTTGGAGATTTATACTGCAATGGAGTTTTTGTTCAG GAGGCAATGCTAAAGAAAGGTCTTGCTTGGCACTATGTAGCTTACGACAAGCGCATTGTTCTTGCAAAG TGGGAGAAAGAAGCAAGGCAGAAGCGTATTGGCTTGTGGGCTTCTTCAAATCCAGAGAAGCCATGGGACTGGAGAAAGAACAACAGGCGTGAGTAA
- the LOC106450851 gene encoding uncharacterized protein LOC106450851, giving the protein MASCDTPDAFAWLQNLPPFSQWKRKSMSMCICSPNSSHPSLNFSLTRSSQSPNTFTFSIVANFKIPISLFISKPLRIIGSNQTNLLSENIISTLLMSFVDIVLNYNVKRTTCSIQLQNLGSTSNLKDVFNLAFFTFVFLICIYEAPSSLRTTCLKTVKDQLVTCRSRQGSKLLMVQLGSNLEEQWMRSLNLAMTNWIIEIRAYQHLKSPSPLFSYAFSTQGLWKVHMYCPVIAMEMESVNSALTDERLFFSLNYHQLEGVIQFNHRIYVREMWFNIAVNIDNVRCDIIRLVNETLLSERGMGLEEKHFPSKISLQLTPTVQSNILMASVEKSSENPLRQFEVEKGIEATIDPPNTFFGLKVSANETKTKSMKPWKFEQWVHGCTAYLTWFLHDFDDGREVSSSKPSKVSMMNPRAWFKNRYTNAFRPFTKQGGVVFAGDSYGQSVLWKVDKRAIGKVMEFEVKGCVCLTYWPNKHHTFYSDTRRLEFKEMLYLNLP; this is encoded by the exons ATGGCTTCTTGTGACacacctgatgcatttgcttGGCTTCAAAACCTTCCTCCCTTTTCTCAATGGAAAAGAAAATCAATGTCCATGTGTATTTGCTCTCCAAATTCATCACATCCATCTTTGAATTTCTCTCTAACTCGTAGCTCTCAGTCTCCAAACACATTCACCTTCTCCATAGTAGCCAACTTCAAGATTCCTATATCTCTCTTCATCTCAAAACCTTTAAGAATCATTGGCTCTAATCAAACTAATCTCCTAAGTGAAAATATCATCTCTACTCTATTAATGAGTTTTGTCGACATAGTTCTCAACTATAACGTCAAGAGAACTACATGTTCAATCCAATTACAAAACCTAGGCTCCACTTCAAACCTCAAAGACGTTTTCAACCTCGCATTCTTCACTTTCGTGTTTCTCATCTGCATCTACGAGGCACCCTCAAGCCTACGAACAACTTGTCTCAAAACGGTGAAAGATCAGCTGGTTACTTGTAGGTCAAGGCAGGGCTCTAAGTTGCTCATGGTGCAACTAGGCTCTAATCTTGAAGAACAATGGATGAGATCGCTCAACCTCGCCATGACCAATTGGATCATCGAAATCAGAGCGTATCAGCATCTCAAGTCACCTTCTCCTTTGTTTTCGTATGCTTTCTCAACTCAGGGTTTGTGGAAAGTTCATATGTATTGTCCTGTGATAGCAATGGAAATGGAGAGCGTAAATAGTGCTTTAACCGACGAGAGATTATTCTTCTCGCTCAACTATCATCAACTTGAAGGTGTAATCCAATTCAACCACAGGATTTACGTTCGTGAGATGTGGTTTAACATTGCTGTGAATATTGACAACGTCAG GTGTGACATAATTCGGCTTGTGAACGAGACACTTCTATCAGAACGTGGGATGGGATTAGAGGAAAAACATTTTCCATCAAAAATATCATTGCAACTAACACCAACGGTTCAATCAAACATCCTAATGGCATCCGTAGAAAAATCCTCAGAAAACCCATTGAGACAATTTGAAGTAGAGAAAGGCATAGAAGCAACAATAGATCCACCAAACACTTTCTTCGGACTCAAAGTCTCAGCTAACGAGACCAAAACAAAAAGCATGAAACCATGGAAATTCGAACAGTGGGTTCATGGTTGTACCGCCTACCTCACTTGGTTTTTACATGACTTTGATGATGGAAGAGAAGTTTCATCCTCTAAACCATCAAAGGTTTCGATGATGAACCCTCGTGCTTGGTTCAAGAACCGGTACACAAATGCGTTTAGGCCGTTTACAAAGCAAGGAGGAGTCGTGTTTGCAGGAGATAGTTATGGACAAAGCGTTTTGTGGAAGGTTGATAAAAGAGCTATTGGGAAAGTGATGGAGTTTGAGGTTAAAGGTTGCGTTTGTTTGACTTATTGGCCTAACAAGCATCATACTTTCTATAGTGATACAAGAAGATTGGAATTTAAAGAGATGCTTTACCTCAATCTTCCTTAG
- the LOC106450847 gene encoding sphingoid long-chain bases kinase 2, mitochondrial-like isoform X1, translating into MLRSNCCISIRPYTAKQPSFLRAKHSISSSLSSGRITLHGGGSAAVSPSRLRDLVFVVNPQGANGRTAKEWKKLLPYLRTRLGKDCNVSVYLTVCYALVACVCVCGYYCLLTPPQIKEYLTSGPSHAIDITREAIRDGADAVIAVGGDGTLHEVVNGFFWEGKPVSNLNGQASHSAALGLIPLGTGSDFVRTFGWDNDPCEAVERIARGIRSRIDVGVIDHKGSDLHYFINVADVHLSAKAGFYASKYKKFGSLCYVIGALQAFMGHHNRDMRIKVNGGEWEIYPQVTALCVGNAKYFGGGMKITPNAVPGNGNLEVVVLQDFKWYDFILKLHKLYNGTHLSVNNVSSRSVQSIEIEEVSESGSIYVQSDGEHLGFLPRKFQVLPGAIDMIIS; encoded by the exons ATGCTACGATCCAATTGCTGCATTTCAATTCGCCCTTACACGGCGAAACAACCTTCGTTCCTTAGAGCAAAACACTCTATCTCCTCCAGTCTCTCCTCTGGTCGCATCACCCTTCACGGTGGTGGTTCCGCCGCCGTCTCCCCCTCCCGCCTCCGTGATCTCGTTTTCGTCGTAAACCCTCAAG GAGCTAATGGTAGAACAGCCAAGGAGTGGAAGAAGTTGCTTCCTTACCTTCGAACTCGTCTTGGTAAAGACTGTAATGTGAGTGTTTACTTAACTGTGTGCTATGCGTTAGtggcgtgtgtgtgtgtgtgtgggtaTTATTGTTTGCTTACTCCTCCACagataaaagaatatttaacATCGGGTCCTTCTCATGCCATTGACATTACAAGAGAG GCTATTAGGGATGGTGCAGATGCTGTGATTGCCGTAGGAGGTGATGGAACTCTGCATGAG GTTGTTAATGGATTCTTTTGGGAGGGAAAACCTGTCAGTAATCTTAACGGCCAAGCTAGTCATTCGGCTGCACTTGGT CTGATTCCCTTAGGTACTGGCTCGGACTTCGTTAGAACATTTGGTTG GGACAATGATCCTTGTGAAGCGGTGGAGCGCATTGCTAGAG GTATACGATCACGTATTGATGTTGGTGTTATCGACCATAAAGGAAGTGATTTGCATTACTTTATTAACGTTGCTGATGTTCACTT GAGCGCAAAGGCAGGTTTCTACGCATCAAAGTACAAGAAATTTGGAAGCTTGTGCTACGTTATCGGTGCCCTCCAAGCTTTTATGGGACATCACAACCGAGACATGAGGATCAAG gTCAATGGAGGGGAATGGGAGATATATCCTCAAGTCACCGCTCTCTGCGTTGGAAACGCTAAGTACTTTGGTGGTGGAATGAAGATCACTCCCAACGCTGTCCCCGGAAATGGAAATCTTGAG GTTGTGGTTCTTCAAGACTTCAAGTGGTATGATTTCATACTGAAACTTCATAAGCTATACAACGGGACGCATCTCTCCGTTAACAATGTGAGCTCAAGAAG tgTACAAAGTATAGAAATTGAGGAGGTTTCAGAGAGTGGAAGTATCTATGTTCAGTCAGATGGAGAACATCTTGGATTCCTACCTAGAAAGTTTCAGGTTTTACCCGGTGCCATCGACATGATCATCAGCTGA
- the LOC106450847 gene encoding sphingoid long-chain bases kinase 2, mitochondrial-like isoform X2, whose product MLRSNCCISIRPYTAKQPSFLRAKHSISSSLSSGRITLHGGGSAAVSPSRLRDLVFVVNPQGANGRTAKEWKKLLPYLRTRLGKDCNIKEYLTSGPSHAIDITREAIRDGADAVIAVGGDGTLHEVVNGFFWEGKPVSNLNGQASHSAALGLIPLGTGSDFVRTFGWDNDPCEAVERIARGIRSRIDVGVIDHKGSDLHYFINVADVHLSAKAGFYASKYKKFGSLCYVIGALQAFMGHHNRDMRIKVNGGEWEIYPQVTALCVGNAKYFGGGMKITPNAVPGNGNLEVVVLQDFKWYDFILKLHKLYNGTHLSVNNVSSRSVQSIEIEEVSESGSIYVQSDGEHLGFLPRKFQVLPGAIDMIIS is encoded by the exons ATGCTACGATCCAATTGCTGCATTTCAATTCGCCCTTACACGGCGAAACAACCTTCGTTCCTTAGAGCAAAACACTCTATCTCCTCCAGTCTCTCCTCTGGTCGCATCACCCTTCACGGTGGTGGTTCCGCCGCCGTCTCCCCCTCCCGCCTCCGTGATCTCGTTTTCGTCGTAAACCCTCAAG GAGCTAATGGTAGAACAGCCAAGGAGTGGAAGAAGTTGCTTCCTTACCTTCGAACTCGTCTTGGTAAAGACTGTAAT ataaaagaatatttaacATCGGGTCCTTCTCATGCCATTGACATTACAAGAGAG GCTATTAGGGATGGTGCAGATGCTGTGATTGCCGTAGGAGGTGATGGAACTCTGCATGAG GTTGTTAATGGATTCTTTTGGGAGGGAAAACCTGTCAGTAATCTTAACGGCCAAGCTAGTCATTCGGCTGCACTTGGT CTGATTCCCTTAGGTACTGGCTCGGACTTCGTTAGAACATTTGGTTG GGACAATGATCCTTGTGAAGCGGTGGAGCGCATTGCTAGAG GTATACGATCACGTATTGATGTTGGTGTTATCGACCATAAAGGAAGTGATTTGCATTACTTTATTAACGTTGCTGATGTTCACTT GAGCGCAAAGGCAGGTTTCTACGCATCAAAGTACAAGAAATTTGGAAGCTTGTGCTACGTTATCGGTGCCCTCCAAGCTTTTATGGGACATCACAACCGAGACATGAGGATCAAG gTCAATGGAGGGGAATGGGAGATATATCCTCAAGTCACCGCTCTCTGCGTTGGAAACGCTAAGTACTTTGGTGGTGGAATGAAGATCACTCCCAACGCTGTCCCCGGAAATGGAAATCTTGAG GTTGTGGTTCTTCAAGACTTCAAGTGGTATGATTTCATACTGAAACTTCATAAGCTATACAACGGGACGCATCTCTCCGTTAACAATGTGAGCTCAAGAAG tgTACAAAGTATAGAAATTGAGGAGGTTTCAGAGAGTGGAAGTATCTATGTTCAGTCAGATGGAGAACATCTTGGATTCCTACCTAGAAAGTTTCAGGTTTTACCCGGTGCCATCGACATGATCATCAGCTGA